A genomic segment from Conger conger chromosome 2, fConCon1.1, whole genome shotgun sequence encodes:
- the LOC133121334 gene encoding homeotic protein female sterile-like, whose product MTPHPHHAQKCTSSESDALFTPVPLWDGLPDLRLSAPPDNQPRFSKSRNNRAHQSEAGVLTVPAPLQAAGGRGASGGGAAAAGGLSAAGSSSSSSPRRCRARRRPRRRSPRPSPPRPPPAAHSAPDQQRELLRRREQERRRREAMAATIDMNFQSDLMAIFEENLF is encoded by the exons AtgactccccacccccaccacgcCCAAAAATGCACCTCCAGTGAGTCAGACGCACTCTTCACCCCCGTGCCACTCTGGGACGGCCTCCCGGACCTCCGCCTGTCTGCTCCGCCCGACAACCAGCCACGCTTTTCAAAATCCCGTAATAACCGTGCG CACCAATCAGAGGCGGGTGTGCTGACTGTGCCCGCCCCGCTCCAGGCCGCGGGAGGACGAGGAGCCTCTGGAGGTGGTGCGGCGGCCGCAGGAGGACTCTCGGCGGcggggagcagcagcagcagcagcccccGGCGGTGCAGAGCCCGGCGCCGCCCACGCAGACGCAGCCCCCGCCCGagcccccccaggcccccccccGCCGCACACAGCGCCCccgaccagcagagggagctccTGCGCCGccgagagcaggagaggaggaggagagaggcg ATGGCGGCTACCATTGACATGAATTTCCAGAGTGACCTGATGGCCATATTTGAGGAGAACCTGTTCTGA